A DNA window from Bacteroides cellulosilyticus contains the following coding sequences:
- a CDS encoding RagB/SusD family nutrient uptake outer membrane protein has protein sequence MNNYIKNKLSKGVLLLTGIAVFSACTDNFLKPDPLSFYEPETTFATESGLEAVLAMADRHLRTWAFHYSSGDCNISIPLGTEYLFSELSLYGKTDGTGGVYGNFANQLQPTSGLNNGDDNRIMYFWNEGFTGIKHANTILSFIDKVTALSEETKNAYKGRAYFHRAYRYLNLVMQFGDIPLVTKTLEVPKRNYRSTKKEEILDMITQDMEKAVEWVPVQNDTRYIGMVNKEACRQLLIKCYLATGQFEKAEKQADILIDQSGLSLMTESFGNANDGGETQTWKITRNVIWDLHRPENKMIAANKEVIMGMPNCTDESFVNFLSMRIFGPFWSDGNLKTPDSKTAGERYARNNGKYEATTDFTRAFGRGIATVRATHFAQHGLWVVNGVEDKEDLRHNSKVGNWVNMEDLTYNNKDSKYYGQNFMLYSPEDVWGVDKDGKPVITTPKGALLCNDTIRDWFDFPHYKIYLEDVRNEANMGANDFQGAAGSGANANWYLYRLAETYLLRAEAKYYQGKDATSDVNEVRKRAKCSQLYAAGTVTIGDIMNERARELYLEEWRNVELTRVSLCLALSGKPDEWGNIYSKDNWDKQQGTDNVGGSYWYQRIIHYSLYNKGDIVSNGKTLNYYMDKRNLFWPVPNSAITANNKGQLAQNYGYDGYDASVPMWETWEEAVADEDKSE, from the coding sequence ATGAATAATTATATTAAGAATAAGCTCTCTAAGGGTGTATTGCTCCTTACAGGAATAGCAGTATTCAGTGCATGCACTGACAACTTTTTGAAACCGGATCCTCTGTCGTTCTATGAACCTGAGACTACTTTTGCCACTGAATCTGGTCTGGAAGCTGTATTGGCTATGGCTGACCGTCATCTCCGCACTTGGGCATTCCACTATAGCAGTGGTGATTGTAATATCAGCATACCTCTTGGTACGGAATATCTATTTTCAGAACTTTCTCTGTATGGTAAAACTGATGGTACAGGTGGTGTGTATGGTAATTTTGCCAATCAGTTGCAACCTACCAGTGGTTTGAACAACGGTGATGACAACCGAATCATGTACTTCTGGAACGAAGGTTTCACAGGTATCAAGCATGCCAACACTATATTGTCCTTTATAGACAAAGTGACTGCATTGAGTGAGGAAACAAAAAATGCCTATAAAGGGCGTGCTTATTTCCATCGTGCTTACCGTTATTTGAACCTGGTGATGCAGTTTGGTGATATTCCTTTGGTAACAAAGACGCTGGAAGTGCCCAAACGAAACTATCGGTCTACCAAGAAAGAAGAAATCCTGGATATGATTACTCAGGATATGGAGAAAGCTGTGGAATGGGTGCCTGTGCAGAATGATACCCGTTACATTGGTATGGTGAATAAAGAAGCATGTCGTCAATTGCTTATCAAATGTTATTTGGCAACGGGCCAGTTTGAAAAGGCTGAGAAGCAAGCGGATATTTTGATTGATCAGTCGGGATTATCACTGATGACGGAAAGTTTTGGTAATGCGAATGATGGCGGTGAAACGCAGACATGGAAGATTACCCGTAACGTGATCTGGGACTTGCATCGTCCTGAAAACAAGATGATCGCTGCGAATAAAGAAGTTATTATGGGAATGCCTAACTGTACGGATGAGTCATTTGTGAACTTCTTATCTATGCGTATTTTTGGTCCTTTCTGGAGTGACGGTAACCTGAAGACACCTGATAGTAAAACAGCCGGTGAACGTTATGCACGTAATAATGGCAAGTATGAAGCTACTACTGACTTTACACGTGCTTTTGGCCGTGGTATTGCTACTGTTCGTGCTACTCATTTTGCTCAACATGGACTTTGGGTAGTGAATGGTGTGGAAGATAAGGAAGACCTTCGCCATAACTCAAAAGTAGGAAACTGGGTAAATATGGAGGACTTGACTTACAATAATAAGGATTCTAAATATTATGGTCAGAACTTTATGCTCTATTCACCTGAAGATGTTTGGGGGGTAGATAAAGATGGTAAACCTGTTATCACAACTCCTAAGGGAGCTTTACTCTGTAATGATACAATTCGTGATTGGTTTGATTTCCCTCACTATAAGATCTATTTGGAAGATGTGCGCAATGAGGCTAATATGGGAGCCAATGACTTTCAAGGTGCAGCTGGTTCCGGTGCTAATGCAAACTGGTATCTGTATCGTTTGGCAGAAACTTATCTGCTGCGTGCTGAAGCTAAATATTATCAGGGTAAGGATGCCACATCAGATGTAAATGAAGTACGTAAACGTGCTAAATGTTCACAACTTTATGCAGCTGGAACCGTGACTATTGGTGATATCATGAACGAACGCGCTCGTGAACTTTATCTGGAAGAATGGCGCAATGTAGAGTTGACCCGCGTATCTCTTTGTCTGGCATTGAGCGGCAAACCTGATGAATGGGGAAATATTTATAGTAAAGACAATTGGGATAAACAGCAAGGTACGGATAATGTTGGCGGAAGCTACTGGTATCAACGTATCATTCATTATTCTTTGTATAATAAGGGTGACATCGTTTCCAATGGCAAGACTCTGAATTATTATATGGATAAGCGTAACCTTTTCTGGCCGGTTCCGAATAGTGCTATTACTGCGAATAATAAAGGGCAGCTTGCTCAAAATTACGGTTACGATGGATATGATGCTAGTGTACCGATGTGGGAAACTTGGGAAGAAGCTGTTGCTGATGAGGATAAGAGTGAATAA
- a CDS encoding DUF2264 domain-containing protein produces the protein MKTWKYLWLLLIVALLVPINVSAKKKTEKVKSDRELWTGILYQMAAPVLSNMSEGKLQENMLVELSPTWDGRDKRVTYMECFGRLMAGLAPWLSLPDDDTAEGKQRKQLREWALKSYAQSVDPESKDYLLWRKEGQPLVDAAYIAESFLRGYDALWVPLDDLTKQRYIAEFQQLRRVDPPYTNWLLFSSTVECFLKKAGAQTDYYRITSALRKVDEWYVGDGWYSDGEDFAFDYYNSFVIHPMYVECLEVMTNGGKQNIWNVKGGNFPKALKRMQRFGMILERFVSPEGTFPVFGRSITYRTGVLQPLALLSLRGWLPKELPAGQVRAAMTAVIQRMFGDNHNFNAEGYLTLGFNGSQPNISDWYTNNGSLYLASLAFLPLGLPADAPFWTDAPQPWTSKKAWGGEDFPKDHAYHD, from the coding sequence ATGAAAACGTGGAAATATTTGTGGCTACTATTGATTGTAGCCTTGCTGGTTCCCATCAATGTTTCGGCAAAAAAGAAAACGGAAAAAGTAAAGTCTGATCGTGAACTTTGGACAGGAATTCTGTACCAGATGGCAGCGCCTGTACTCAGCAATATGAGCGAAGGCAAGTTGCAGGAAAATATGCTGGTAGAGTTGAGCCCTACATGGGACGGTCGTGATAAACGGGTGACTTATATGGAATGCTTCGGACGGTTGATGGCCGGACTGGCTCCGTGGCTGTCACTGCCCGATGATGATACGGCGGAAGGAAAACAACGCAAACAATTGCGTGAATGGGCATTAAAGAGCTATGCTCAATCCGTAGATCCGGAAAGTAAAGATTATCTGTTGTGGCGGAAAGAGGGACAACCCCTGGTGGATGCCGCTTATATAGCTGAAAGCTTTTTGCGTGGATATGACGCTTTGTGGGTTCCATTGGATGATTTGACAAAACAACGTTATATAGCTGAATTCCAGCAACTGCGTCGGGTAGATCCCCCCTATACGAATTGGTTATTATTCTCTTCAACTGTTGAGTGCTTCCTGAAAAAGGCGGGTGCCCAGACGGATTATTACCGTATCACTTCAGCTTTGCGTAAAGTCGATGAATGGTATGTGGGAGATGGCTGGTACAGTGACGGAGAGGATTTCGCCTTCGATTATTACAATAGTTTTGTGATTCATCCCATGTATGTGGAATGCCTTGAAGTGATGACAAATGGCGGAAAGCAGAATATCTGGAATGTAAAAGGTGGAAACTTCCCGAAAGCCTTGAAGCGTATGCAGCGTTTCGGCATGATATTGGAACGTTTTGTTTCTCCCGAAGGTACTTTCCCGGTCTTTGGCCGTTCGATTACTTACCGTACCGGTGTACTGCAACCGCTTGCCTTGCTGTCATTGCGTGGCTGGTTGCCAAAGGAATTGCCTGCCGGACAGGTGCGTGCGGCGATGACCGCCGTTATTCAGCGTATGTTCGGTGATAATCACAACTTCAATGCGGAAGGCTATCTGACATTGGGGTTCAACGGTTCTCAACCTAATATATCGGATTGGTATACCAATAATGGCAGCCTATATTTGGCCTCACTTGCCTTCCTGCCGTTAGGATTGCCCGCTGACGCTCCTTTCTGGACGGATGCACCGCAACCGTGGACATCAAAGAAAGCATGGGGCGGAGAAGATTTTCCGAAAGATCACGCTTATCATGACTAA
- a CDS encoding glycoside hydrolase family 43 protein: MSKYLNITGCFLFLSFFFQTILFAQNTSIGTKDIVSGEVWKDTDGNVINAHGGGILFNNGKYYWFGEHRPSSGFTTQVGVTCYSSADLRNWKYEGVALAVSDETGSDIEKGCIIERPKVIYNQKTGKYVMWFHLELKGRGYGPSRAGVAVSDTPAGPYRFIRSGRVNPGVYPLNMTREEQKLTWNPKDYEWWTPEWREAVNKGMFVKRDLEGDGQMSRDMTLFVDDDGTAYHIYSSEENLTLHIAELSDDYLSHTGKYIRIFPGGHNEAPAIFKKDGTYWMIASGCTGWEPNEARLMTASSILGEWSQLPNPCVGKDAKITFGGQSTYILPLKDGGYMFMADAWRPKSLSDSRYIWLPVRFNEKGIPFIEWVDKW, translated from the coding sequence ATGAGTAAATATTTGAATATAACAGGATGTTTCTTATTCCTTTCTTTTTTCTTTCAAACCATTCTTTTCGCGCAAAACACTTCGATTGGTACGAAAGATATAGTTTCCGGTGAAGTCTGGAAAGATACAGACGGTAATGTTATTAACGCCCATGGCGGCGGTATCCTCTTCAACAATGGAAAATACTACTGGTTTGGAGAGCACCGGCCTTCTTCCGGTTTTACGACGCAGGTGGGAGTGACATGTTATTCGTCAGCCGATTTGCGTAACTGGAAGTACGAAGGTGTAGCTTTGGCTGTATCTGACGAAACAGGAAGTGATATAGAGAAAGGATGTATCATAGAACGTCCTAAAGTTATTTATAATCAGAAAACAGGAAAATACGTAATGTGGTTCCATTTGGAACTTAAAGGAAGAGGATATGGCCCTTCCCGTGCCGGAGTTGCGGTAAGCGATACCCCGGCGGGACCTTATCGGTTTATTCGCTCGGGGCGTGTGAATCCAGGCGTCTATCCGCTGAATATGACACGGGAGGAGCAGAAGCTTACCTGGAATCCGAAAGATTATGAATGGTGGACTCCGGAGTGGCGTGAGGCTGTCAATAAGGGAATGTTTGTGAAACGTGACCTGGAAGGTGACGGGCAGATGTCCCGCGATATGACCTTGTTTGTGGACGATGACGGCACAGCCTACCATATTTATTCCTCAGAAGAGAACCTGACGCTCCACATAGCAGAATTGTCTGATGATTATCTGAGCCATACCGGAAAGTACATTCGTATATTTCCCGGCGGACATAATGAAGCGCCGGCTATATTTAAGAAGGATGGAACTTATTGGATGATAGCTTCCGGATGCACAGGATGGGAACCGAACGAAGCCCGCCTGATGACTGCTTCTTCAATTCTGGGGGAATGGTCGCAATTACCCAATCCTTGTGTAGGTAAAGATGCGAAAATTACTTTTGGAGGACAAAGTACCTACATACTGCCACTAAAGGATGGTGGATACATGTTTATGGCAGATGCGTGGCGTCCGAAAAGCCTGTCGGATTCGAGGTATATTTGGTTGCCTGTTCGTTTTAATGAAAAAGGAATTCCATTTATAGAGTGGGTTGATAAGTGGTGA